A region from the Mya arenaria isolate MELC-2E11 chromosome 2, ASM2691426v1 genome encodes:
- the LOC128225216 gene encoding putative per-hexamer repeat protein 5 encodes MESHKLIAFLGVIIYTYGFVAVSTSAQSTPTAAAITKPTTPPPTVPSSAAASPISGTGTGTGTGTGTGTGTGTGTLTGGGGTGTGGAGTGTGTGTGGAGTGTGTGTGGAGTGTGTGTGTGTGGAGTGTGTGTGTGGAGTGTGGTGAGAFVPYNCTKGSCNGTKSDMSCLKNVSGTCSVSASGHGCQVLIANNTVTAGCAPGPCVESDTLRCCQSARCTDEPITTTAAYSGNNGIQACITTIVTLATVVMAIIN; translated from the exons ATGGAGTCTCACAAATTGATCGCTTTTCTCGGag ttataatttatacatatggGTTTGTCGCTGTGTCCACAAGTGCACAATCAACACCTACAGCAGCAGCAATAACAAaaccaacaacaccaccaccaacagtaccatcatcagcagcagcttCACCCATTAGTGGAACTGGAACCGGAACCGGAACTGGAACCGGAACTGGAACCGGAACTGGAACCGGAACTTTAACTGGTGGGGGCGGTACTGGGACTGGTGGTGCTGGAACTGGAACCGGAACTGGGACTGGCGGGGCTGGAACTGGAACTGGAACTGGGACTGGCGGGGCTGGAACTGGAACTGGAACTGGAACCGGAACTGGGACTGGCGGGGCTGGAACTGGAACCGGAACTGGGACTGGGACTGGTGGGGCCGGTACTGGAACTGGTGGGACAGGCGCAGGG GCTTTTGTGCCATACAATTGTACGAAAGGATCTTGCAATGGAACAAAATCAGACATGAGCTGTCTCAAGAATGTAAGCGGAACATGTTCAGTATCAGCCTCAGGTCATGGTTGTCAA GTTTTAATCGCTAACAACACAGTAACTGCAGGCTGTGCCCCCGGGCCTTGTGTGGAATCAGACACCTTAAGATGTTGCCAAAGCGCGCGCTGCACTGATGAGCCTATCACTACAACAGCAGCCTACAGTGGCAACAACGGCATTCAAGCCTGTATAACAACGATCGTTACCTTGGCAACGGTTGTCATGGCAATAATCAACTGA
- the LOC128241462 gene encoding uncharacterized protein LOC128241462: MQPQKVFTFLGVIVCGSALLVQADPSTTTAADATTANTTVSSSPVASLSASAKTTSGAGAGSSSVTSGANTTASPSAITTAFVPSTCTEGTCNGTDSSCLNDIKTTCPISAPDHFCQVSIDNNTVTAGCVTKPCTETATLKCCQSASCSSGLFKSNTDNKDNNGNGIQACIATIVTLATVVMTMIN; this comes from the exons ATGCAGCCACAAAAAGTGTTTACTTTTCTTGGAG TTATAGTGTGTGGGTCTGCTTTGCTCGTCCAGGCAGATCCATCAACAACCACAGCGGCCGATGCAACGACTGCAAACACAACAGTATCAAGTTCTCCAGTAGCATCATTATCAGCTTCGGCTAAAACAACTTCAGGCGCAGGTGCAGGTTCATCGTCTGTCACTTCTGGTGCTAATACTACTGCCAGTCCTAGCGCAATCACTACT GCGTTTGTGCCATCCACTTGTACGGAAGGAACTTGCAATGGAACAGACAGTAGCTGtctaaatgatataaaaacaacatgtcCAATATCAGCCCCAGACCATTTTTGTCAA GTTTCAATCGACAACAATACAGTAACTGCAGGCTGTGTCACTAAACCTTGTACTGAAACGGCCACCTTAAAATGTTGCCAAAGCGCGAGCTGCTCAAGTGGCCTGTTCAAGTCAAACACAGACAACAAGGACAACAATGGCAACGGCATTCAAGCCTGCATAGCAACAATCGTTACACTGGCAACGGTTGTCATGACAATGATCAACTGA